Proteins from one Chloroflexota bacterium genomic window:
- a CDS encoding DUF899 domain-containing protein: protein MSNRTNDLIPLSDMHGPSLPAAVDRTTFQAELNSLRTREKAHTHEGDAIAAARRRLPMVEVAATTPVIGPNGLVPLIEVFEGRKQLFAAYMMWHHGANAAQQCEGCTMNIGHVLELGYLHSRDVTFAVLSQGPFAESNRYREFMGWELPWYSVPKSSLDALIADRHFGIWVCYVQDNGRVFETYWTTGRGCEQMGSSYAMLDMTIYGRQEAWEDSPVGWPQRFFNTRSAQMRTDEHGQAVNRPAGRPISHWSRLAAGRSDDIIDI from the coding sequence ATGAGTAATCGCACGAATGACCTGATTCCCCTAAGCGATATGCATGGCCCCAGCCTGCCCGCTGCCGTTGACCGCACCACATTTCAAGCCGAACTGAACAGCTTGCGAACCCGTGAGAAGGCTCATACCCACGAGGGCGATGCGATTGCCGCTGCGCGTCGGCGCTTGCCCATGGTTGAGGTTGCTGCCACAACTCCGGTGATCGGCCCAAACGGCTTGGTTCCGTTGATCGAGGTTTTTGAGGGCCGCAAGCAACTGTTTGCCGCTTATATGATGTGGCATCATGGCGCGAATGCCGCCCAACAGTGCGAGGGCTGCACCATGAATATTGGCCATGTGCTGGAATTGGGCTATTTGCATTCGCGTGATGTCACCTTTGCCGTCTTGAGCCAAGGCCCATTTGCCGAAAGCAACCGCTACCGCGAATTTATGGGCTGGGAGCTGCCTTGGTATTCCGTGCCCAAATCCTCGCTTGATGCGCTGATTGCTGATCGCCATTTCGGCATCTGGGTTTGTTATGTTCAGGATAATGGTCGGGTGTTTGAAACCTACTGGACAACTGGTCGTGGCTGTGAGCAAATGGGCAGTTCCTATGCCATGCTCGATATGACGATTTATGGGCGGCAAGAGGCTTGGGAAGATTCTCCAGTCGGCTGGCCTCAACGCTTTTTCAACACCCGCTCGGCCCAAATGCGCACTGACGAGCATGGCCAAGCCGTCAATCGCCCCGCTGGACGGCCAATTTCGCACTGGTCACGGCTGGCTGCTGGGCGCTCCGATGATATTATTGATATTTAA
- a CDS encoding tyrosine recombinase XerD, whose amino-acid sequence MQQQLEQFLAYLTVERGLTGNTIAAYRTDLDQFVNFIVERNTGSWSNVSRDDLLAFLLFLKEKRYATSTIARRTAAIKSFFEYLQGQHSIATNPTENLDSPKVDRFLPKAITVAQVDELLELPLTTSGPEGLRDKAMLEVLYATGMRVSELVALDVGDVDLAIHQIRCLGKANKERNLPIVGSASTALEEYLDIARGQISRNGGDPALFLNHRGKRLTRQGFWLILKGYAERLGLSDLTPHTLRHSFATHMLNRGRDLREVQELLGHASISTTQIYTQVSNDRAVKYEQAAQRSTIANTAEVEFSA is encoded by the coding sequence ATGCAGCAGCAGCTAGAACAGTTTTTGGCGTATTTAACGGTTGAGCGCGGTTTGACCGGTAACACGATTGCCGCCTATCGAACCGACCTTGACCAATTTGTTAACTTCATTGTTGAACGTAATACAGGCAGCTGGAGCAACGTCTCCCGCGATGACCTGTTGGCGTTCTTGCTCTTTCTCAAAGAAAAGCGCTACGCAACCTCCACGATCGCACGTCGTACTGCTGCAATTAAATCGTTTTTTGAATACCTGCAAGGCCAGCATAGTATCGCCACGAATCCAACCGAAAACTTGGATTCACCCAAGGTTGATCGGTTCTTGCCCAAGGCAATTACGGTCGCCCAAGTTGATGAACTGCTTGAGTTACCTTTGACCACCAGCGGCCCCGAAGGTCTGCGCGATAAAGCCATGCTCGAAGTGTTGTATGCCACTGGCATGCGCGTCAGCGAGTTGGTTGCGCTCGATGTGGGCGATGTTGATCTGGCGATCCACCAGATTCGCTGCTTGGGCAAGGCCAATAAAGAGCGGAATCTGCCGATTGTTGGCAGCGCCAGCACTGCCTTGGAAGAATATCTCGATATTGCCCGTGGCCAAATTAGCCGTAACGGCGGCGATCCAGCTTTGTTTCTCAATCACCGTGGCAAGCGGCTTACCCGCCAAGGCTTTTGGTTGATTTTGAAGGGCTACGCCGAACGCTTGGGGCTGAGCGATCTGACACCGCATACCTTGCGCCACTCGTTTGCAACCCATATGCTCAACCGTGGCCGAGATTTGCGCGAGGTGCAAGAGTTGCTGGGCCATGCAAGTATTTCAACAACGCAAATTTATACCCAAGTAAGCAACGACCGAGCCGTTAAATACGAGCAAGCAGCCCAACGATCAACGATCGCCAATACTGCTGAAGTCGAATTTAGCGCCTAA
- a CDS encoding glycine--tRNA ligase yields MPATSMDELVSLCKRRGFIFPGSDIYGGLQGTYDYGPLGIELKNNLKAAWWRAMVYERDDVEGLDASILTHRLVLRHSGHEATFTDPMVDCRNCKSRWRADQLKDNKCEKCGSTDLTEPRPFNLMFKTAVGPIAEEGSFAYLRPETAQGIFTNFKNVVDATSRRLPFGIAQIGKAFRNEITPRNFIFRVREFEQMELEFFVQPGTDDEWHSQWVEARLQWWRDQGLLSENLQAYHQAGDELAHYAKATVDILYQFPHGLEELEGIANRTDFDLGSHTRGQADLGLSAKVEPNEDSTAKLTIPHPETQKPLVPFVIEPSAGVDRGVLAILTEAFTKETLENGSERIVLKLKPHLAPIKVAVLPLARNKPEIVEKAKAIKSLLMATGIGRIFYEDTGNIGKGYRRHDEVGTPFCVTVDFDTLGRGDDASLLDTVTVRDRDTMSQARIHINELATYIRERLV; encoded by the coding sequence ATGCCAGCAACATCGATGGATGAATTGGTTTCGTTATGCAAGCGGCGTGGGTTTATCTTTCCAGGCTCGGATATTTATGGCGGTTTGCAAGGTACGTATGATTACGGCCCGTTGGGGATTGAACTCAAAAACAATCTCAAAGCCGCATGGTGGCGTGCCATGGTCTATGAACGCGACGATGTGGAAGGCCTCGATGCCTCAATTTTGACCCATCGTTTGGTGCTGCGCCACTCAGGCCACGAAGCAACCTTTACCGATCCAATGGTTGATTGTCGCAATTGTAAAAGTCGCTGGCGAGCCGACCAACTCAAAGACAACAAATGCGAAAAATGTGGCTCAACCGATCTGACCGAGCCACGCCCATTCAATTTGATGTTCAAAACCGCTGTCGGCCCAATTGCCGAAGAAGGCTCGTTTGCCTACTTGCGGCCTGAAACCGCCCAAGGAATTTTTACCAACTTTAAAAATGTAGTTGATGCCACCTCACGCCGTTTGCCGTTTGGGATCGCCCAAATCGGCAAGGCCTTCCGCAACGAAATTACGCCCCGTAACTTTATTTTTCGAGTGCGTGAATTTGAGCAAATGGAGCTTGAATTCTTCGTTCAGCCTGGCACCGACGACGAGTGGCATAGCCAATGGGTTGAAGCTCGCTTACAATGGTGGCGTGATCAAGGCTTGCTCAGCGAAAATCTGCAAGCCTATCATCAAGCTGGCGATGAATTGGCGCATTATGCCAAAGCGACCGTTGATATTCTCTATCAGTTTCCGCATGGCTTGGAAGAGCTCGAGGGGATCGCCAATCGAACCGACTTCGATCTTGGTTCGCATACCCGTGGTCAAGCCGATTTAGGCTTATCGGCCAAGGTCGAGCCAAACGAGGATAGCACCGCCAAGCTGACGATTCCGCATCCAGAGACCCAAAAGCCTTTGGTGCCATTCGTGATCGAGCCATCGGCAGGGGTTGATCGTGGGGTATTGGCGATTTTGACCGAAGCCTTTACCAAAGAAACCTTGGAAAATGGCTCAGAACGGATTGTGCTCAAGCTCAAGCCCCACTTGGCTCCAATCAAAGTAGCGGTGTTGCCTTTGGCTCGCAACAAACCTGAGATCGTCGAAAAAGCCAAAGCGATCAAATCGTTGTTGATGGCAACCGGGATCGGTCGGATTTTCTACGAAGATACAGGCAACATCGGCAAAGGCTACCGCCGCCACGATGAAGTTGGTACGCCCTTCTGCGTCACCGTCGATTTCGATACTTTAGGCCGTGGCGATGATGCCAGCTTGCTGGACACCGTAACCGTGCGCGACCGCGACACCATGAGCCAAGCTCGCATCCATATCAATGAACTGGCTACATATATTCGCGAACGGTTGGTTTAA
- a CDS encoding STAS domain-containing protein — translation MKRFFQQWLHSLNYSDPVQQQQAQIMQGILLGSFMASTGALIVPFVAPVTSIQAIGIALAIGAAIMIFLVALLLLRRNYFKLALFGSVFGLSFFLLIMLLGTGLADSGAIIFGLAVPMALASLLSGRKLTFVMIGVGLFGLIATALAEAFVPQITGFAKPMDKNYGGIIGGYTAVALVLGMVLSRYSSALSTALNTARIRQTELEQLQASLEQTVAERTATLQNTLAELKQRAAEQAQLLEANQQQAVVIRELGVPVIPLGGRRLVVPLVGQLDQARLNTIRERVISAVVQQRARQVLLDVTGVPLVDVHMAGELAAVIAATSLVGAETALVGINPDVAQGLVGSGIDVSRLPAFASLEQALNS, via the coding sequence GTGAAACGTTTTTTTCAACAATGGCTTCATTCGCTCAATTATTCCGACCCCGTTCAACAGCAGCAAGCCCAAATTATGCAGGGCATTCTTTTGGGTTCGTTTATGGCCAGCACTGGTGCTTTAATTGTGCCATTCGTTGCTCCAGTTACCTCAATTCAAGCAATCGGTATTGCGCTGGCAATTGGTGCCGCAATTATGATTTTTCTGGTAGCTTTATTACTGTTGCGGCGCAATTATTTTAAATTGGCACTCTTTGGTAGCGTTTTTGGTTTATCGTTCTTTTTACTGATTATGTTGCTTGGCACTGGCTTAGCTGATAGCGGCGCGATTATTTTTGGTTTGGCTGTGCCCATGGCTTTGGCTAGTTTGCTCAGTGGTCGCAAATTAACATTCGTGATGATTGGTGTTGGCCTGTTTGGATTGATTGCAACTGCCCTTGCCGAAGCTTTTGTGCCGCAAATCACGGGCTTTGCCAAGCCGATGGATAAAAACTATGGCGGCATTATTGGCGGCTATACCGCAGTTGCCTTGGTGCTTGGTATGGTCTTATCGCGCTACAGCAGCGCCTTATCAACCGCGCTCAACACCGCACGTATCCGCCAAACCGAGCTTGAGCAGCTCCAAGCTAGCCTTGAACAAACGGTGGCTGAACGCACTGCTACCTTACAAAATACTCTAGCCGAGCTTAAACAACGGGCAGCCGAGCAAGCCCAATTGCTTGAGGCCAACCAGCAACAGGCCGTGGTTATTCGCGAGTTAGGTGTGCCCGTGATTCCGCTTGGTGGTCGGCGTTTGGTTGTGCCACTGGTCGGCCAGCTTGATCAAGCGCGTTTGAATACAATTCGTGAGCGAGTTATCAGCGCCGTGGTGCAGCAACGTGCCCGCCAAGTCCTGCTCGATGTAACCGGCGTGCCCTTAGTTGATGTCCATATGGCTGGCGAATTGGCCGCCGTAATTGCCGCAACCAGCCTCGTTGGGGCTGAAACCGCGCTGGTGGGCATCAACCCCGATGTGGCCCAAGGCTTGGTTGGCTCAGGCATCGATGTTTCGCGCTTGCCAGCCTTTGCATCTTTAGAACAAGCATTGAATTCGTAG
- a CDS encoding NAD-dependent epimerase/dehydratase family protein: protein MALKQSTRALVIGGCGFVGKHLVQQLLASGRPVRVFDLQPYPDPQVESVVGDLRQAEQVLQACPDVGTVFLCAAAVDWGWGNAQLLHDVNVLGPQHVVAACQATGVAQLIYTSSVDVVFEGKPIRAGDEQLPYPKQHLDIYGATKTAGERLVLAANGQAGLATCALRLGGVYGPGDSHRLPSLVNLGKRGPIPRLGNGSARFSHIYVENAAHGHILAAQHLTKNGAMSGQAYFLVDPNPDNFFLFLKPIVEALGLCMAKRHVPFGLMNFLAWPSEFWYRTTRSKKRPSLTRYTVTSTCVDFWFTGVKAANDFGYQPLVDLAEARKRTIAWAKQEFNLGM, encoded by the coding sequence ATGGCGCTTAAGCAATCCACACGGGCGTTGGTGATTGGTGGTTGTGGCTTTGTCGGCAAACATTTGGTGCAGCAATTATTGGCATCAGGCCGCCCTGTGCGTGTTTTTGATCTTCAGCCCTATCCTGACCCTCAAGTCGAATCGGTTGTAGGCGATTTACGTCAAGCCGAGCAGGTATTGCAAGCCTGTCCCGATGTTGGCACAGTCTTTTTGTGTGCGGCAGCAGTCGATTGGGGTTGGGGCAATGCCCAACTCCTGCACGATGTCAATGTGTTGGGGCCGCAGCATGTGGTTGCTGCTTGCCAAGCAACAGGCGTTGCCCAACTGATTTATACCAGCAGCGTTGATGTGGTTTTCGAGGGCAAACCAATTCGCGCTGGCGATGAGCAATTGCCCTATCCCAAGCAACACTTAGATATTTATGGCGCGACCAAAACCGCTGGCGAACGTTTGGTTTTGGCCGCCAATGGTCAAGCGGGCTTAGCAACCTGTGCCTTGCGATTGGGTGGCGTGTATGGCCCAGGCGATTCGCATCGCTTGCCATCGTTGGTGAATTTAGGCAAGCGTGGCCCAATTCCAAGGTTGGGCAATGGCTCGGCGCGATTTTCGCATATTTATGTTGAAAACGCCGCGCATGGCCATATTTTAGCCGCTCAACATTTGACTAAAAATGGCGCGATGAGTGGCCAAGCCTATTTCTTAGTTGATCCTAATCCTGATAACTTTTTTCTGTTTCTCAAGCCGATTGTTGAAGCCTTGGGTTTGTGCATGGCCAAGCGCCATGTGCCATTTGGCTTAATGAATTTCCTGGCATGGCCCAGCGAGTTCTGGTATCGCACAACGCGCAGCAAAAAACGCCCAAGCCTCACCCGCTACACAGTTACCTCAACCTGCGTTGATTTTTGGTTTACTGGAGTCAAGGCCGCCAACGATTTTGGCTATCAGCCGTTGGTTGATTTGGCCGAAGCTCGCAAACGCACAATCGCTTGGGCAAAGCAGGAGTTTAATCTAGGGATGTAG
- a CDS encoding threonylcarbamoyl-AMP synthase — protein sequence MNTNVIDFDDAGLALALAQLQQGQILCFPTDTVYGIGGSALDEAAIAQVFQAKARPATVALPVLLADLDDLPKVARDIPDLAWRLAEAWWPGGLTLVLPAVAQLPQLLTAGKATIAVRVPNHGQLRNLIRQFGTPIAGTSANLHGQPTPNTAQAVAEQLAGRVPLVLDGGFATGEQPSTIVDLSGEQPTILRQGLISAAQLSPWLEA from the coding sequence ATGAACACCAATGTTATCGATTTTGATGATGCCGGTTTGGCCTTAGCCTTAGCGCAATTACAGCAAGGCCAAATTCTCTGCTTTCCAACCGATACCGTCTATGGCATTGGTGGCTCGGCTTTGGATGAAGCAGCGATTGCCCAAGTTTTTCAGGCCAAAGCACGGCCAGCTACGGTTGCGCTACCTGTGTTGTTGGCTGATTTGGATGATTTGCCCAAGGTTGCCCGCGATATTCCCGATTTGGCGTGGCGTTTGGCTGAGGCTTGGTGGCCAGGCGGCTTGACCTTAGTCTTGCCAGCGGTCGCGCAGCTACCGCAATTATTAACTGCTGGCAAAGCGACAATTGCCGTGCGAGTGCCAAACCATGGGCAATTGCGCAACTTGATTCGCCAATTTGGCACGCCAATTGCTGGAACCAGCGCCAATTTGCATGGCCAGCCAACGCCGAATACCGCGCAAGCTGTGGCTGAACAATTGGCTGGGCGCGTGCCGCTAGTGCTTGATGGTGGGTTTGCAACGGGCGAACAACCCTCAACGATTGTCGATCTCAGTGGTGAGCAACCGACAATTTTGCGTCAAGGCCTGATTTCAGCGGCGCAACTCAGCCCTTGGTTGGAAGCCTAA
- a CDS encoding LCP family protein, with amino-acid sequence MECQDVRRQLAAGIRPAVRPPERAQMGFHIANCADCYALLEVLQVEEQRQLLTTLLEEPVLAAVTPTPVPTNPTRRRWPLAVFAMLAVLVLGGGWWWWSTPEQVVGVQIEPSTTPVPVIAGGVAEPSLIPVIQPTATAQVIATTEPSATPRPTNTPRPSATPRPLAAMTVAILGLDRRPGETEPARADALLVLHLNPRNQSAALVSLPRDLWVALPPEYGFSVKLNATYMYGEGDNGDAEAGAELARQTLSTTIGQPIDAVVVTTFEEMITMVDLIGGIEVDVPKEIYDSRYPTFDYGYMEAHFLPGIQHMDGATALIYSRTRHADNDFERGKRQQQVLLAIFARLQNLMQANNSVDNIELVSSLYNTLEYTSIDLPTTLRLVLAIQNFEPTAIQRESIDLNYGYETSTSDGAYIIQPDLPAIQARIAELFK; translated from the coding sequence ATGGAATGTCAAGACGTGCGCCGCCAACTTGCGGCAGGAATTCGTCCGGCGGTGCGCCCGCCCGAACGTGCTCAAATGGGTTTCCACATTGCCAATTGTGCCGATTGCTATGCCTTATTAGAAGTATTGCAGGTTGAAGAGCAGCGCCAATTATTAACGACTCTGCTTGAAGAGCCAGTGCTTGCAGCAGTTACGCCCACGCCAGTACCCACTAACCCAACTCGCCGCCGCTGGCCGCTGGCCGTTTTTGCTATGCTGGCAGTATTGGTGCTTGGCGGTGGTTGGTGGTGGTGGAGCACGCCTGAGCAAGTGGTTGGAGTGCAAATTGAGCCAAGTACCACGCCAGTGCCAGTTATTGCAGGCGGCGTAGCTGAACCAAGTTTGATTCCAGTGATTCAGCCAACGGCTACCGCCCAAGTCATTGCCACAACTGAGCCAAGTGCAACCCCGCGACCAACCAACACCCCACGACCGAGCGCAACCCCGCGACCATTAGCCGCCATGACGGTGGCAATTTTGGGTTTGGATCGACGGCCTGGCGAGACTGAGCCAGCGCGGGCTGATGCGTTGTTGGTTTTGCATCTCAATCCACGCAATCAAAGCGCGGCCTTGGTTTCCTTGCCCCGCGATTTATGGGTCGCTTTGCCGCCAGAATATGGCTTTTCGGTCAAATTAAATGCTACTTATATGTATGGTGAGGGCGATAATGGCGATGCTGAAGCTGGAGCCGAATTGGCACGCCAAACCTTGAGCACTACCATCGGCCAGCCAATTGATGCAGTAGTGGTTACAACCTTTGAAGAAATGATCACCATGGTCGATTTAATTGGGGGCATTGAGGTTGATGTGCCCAAAGAAATTTACGATTCGCGTTACCCAACCTTTGATTATGGCTATATGGAAGCACATTTTTTGCCAGGCATCCAACATATGGATGGAGCAACGGCGCTAATTTATAGCCGCACTCGTCATGCCGACAACGATTTTGAGCGTGGTAAGCGTCAACAGCAGGTGCTTTTAGCGATTTTTGCCCGCTTACAAAACCTCATGCAAGCCAATAATAGCGTTGACAACATCGAATTGGTTAGCTCGTTGTACAATACCCTCGAATATACCAGCATCGATTTGCCGACGACCTTGCGTTTGGTGCTGGCAATCCAGAATTTCGAGCCAACAGCGATTCAGCGCGAATCGATTGATTTAAACTATGGCTATGAAACTAGCACGAGCGATGGTGCTTACATCATTCAACCAGATTTACCAGCAATTCAAGCGCGAATTGCCGAATTATTCAAGTAG
- a CDS encoding GAF domain-containing protein — MQKTSTPQLRQFLIDNAEQVIARWVHRLGTAVPKNGVHFPSVHVRRLYELLLTLPAEQTDLELALVELGIDWHAFELTTLIQLSFQLRPAIVDVLQTHKLTRWQSSNELDQLVERCTILLTNHHNTTVQAELREQVAQAEYLLDHQAQMASESDYFALQMSTLYELSQAMSASLDREILEDIGPRILSAFTVERCAIVLRIDDDTWMIEHAWGDDWAKLTGQPLDPENLPAALKVATAQGMVQLQPVIEPHSTSWMVDNQGALFVPLRQENNMLGCLVAQGSTLIERIDDVMMNLWRTVANQIVVTLQNIRLYSTVQQLNADLERKVAERTAELSEERDRLEAIADIARDISTLEIDVLLNRILQALANLTGVQHGSVMLIDAATGLLVDRATLAGISHTLGSRRFQIGEGLVGWIAQHRQPALVNDVTNDDRWVQVDAFGQEVGKNTGSLVGMPLIAGDDIVGVLMLSHPKSHFFNQSHMRLLKAIAGEIAIAIYNAQLYEYLAERTIKLSTMLRHQEEVSSQNNAILQSLNDAVIVFNLDRNIILANAAAESILDRPLDELVTQSFDELLESLHIKLPGDPLGAVLNNPDAAQTQGIIIKRATQSISVTLVPVMTERGELLGACLIGRDITREVESDRLKTEFIGTVSHELRTPMTSIKGYTQLLAMGSLGEVNSTQKEFLNTIAHNSERMIAIINDLLDITKIETGSVELQMARLMVADVMSSVVGNARAEITQRQQEFSLSLAPNLPYIWSDMERIRQVASNVLSNAIKYTPNGGKISVKAFEINFNDIPNKQREGLQVGRRYIALAVQDSGVGIDPSEHEKVFDRFYRTENPLKIEAGGTGLGLSLVRPLIQLMGGRIWLESAVNQGTTFTFIMPVAAD; from the coding sequence ATGCAGAAAACGTCTACGCCTCAATTGCGTCAATTTCTGATTGATAATGCTGAGCAAGTGATCGCCCGCTGGGTGCATCGCCTCGGCACTGCTGTGCCCAAAAATGGGGTGCATTTTCCCTCAGTGCATGTGCGGCGTTTATATGAGTTGCTGCTGACGTTACCTGCTGAGCAAACCGATCTTGAACTAGCTTTGGTTGAGTTGGGCATCGATTGGCATGCCTTTGAATTAACCACGCTGATTCAGCTGAGTTTTCAGTTACGCCCAGCAATCGTCGATGTATTGCAAACCCACAAGCTGACGCGCTGGCAATCGTCGAACGAGCTTGATCAATTGGTCGAGCGCTGTACGATTTTGCTCACCAACCATCACAACACCACAGTGCAAGCCGAATTGCGTGAACAGGTGGCCCAAGCCGAATATCTGCTTGATCATCAAGCCCAAATGGCTTCAGAATCCGATTATTTTGCTTTGCAGATGTCTACGCTCTACGAGCTTTCGCAAGCCATGAGCGCCTCACTGGATCGCGAAATTCTTGAAGATATTGGCCCACGAATTCTCTCAGCGTTTACTGTCGAGCGCTGTGCAATTGTGTTGCGGATCGACGACGACACTTGGATGATCGAACATGCTTGGGGCGATGATTGGGCCAAATTAACCGGTCAGCCGCTTGATCCTGAAAATTTGCCTGCAGCGCTCAAAGTCGCTACCGCTCAGGGTATGGTGCAACTCCAACCTGTGATCGAACCGCATAGCACCTCGTGGATGGTCGATAACCAAGGAGCGTTGTTTGTGCCGCTGCGCCAAGAAAACAATATGCTTGGTTGTTTGGTGGCCCAAGGCTCAACTTTGATCGAGCGCATCGATGATGTGATGATGAACCTCTGGCGCACGGTTGCCAACCAAATTGTGGTCACGCTGCAAAATATTCGTTTGTATAGCACAGTGCAGCAATTAAACGCCGACCTCGAACGCAAAGTTGCCGAGCGTACCGCCGAACTGAGCGAAGAACGCGATCGGCTCGAAGCGATTGCTGATATTGCTCGCGATATTTCTACTCTCGAAATTGATGTGCTGCTCAACCGGATTTTGCAAGCACTAGCCAACCTGACTGGCGTGCAACATGGCTCGGTGATGCTGATCGACGCAGCCACTGGTTTGCTGGTTGATCGGGCAACTTTGGCCGGAATTTCGCATACCCTTGGTTCGCGGCGCTTCCAAATTGGTGAAGGCTTGGTCGGCTGGATCGCCCAACACCGTCAGCCTGCCTTGGTTAACGATGTGACCAACGATGATCGTTGGGTGCAAGTTGATGCCTTTGGCCAAGAGGTTGGCAAAAATACTGGTTCGTTGGTGGGCATGCCGCTGATCGCTGGCGATGATATTGTGGGCGTGTTGATGCTCTCGCATCCCAAATCGCACTTTTTCAATCAAAGCCATATGCGTTTGCTCAAAGCAATTGCTGGCGAAATCGCAATTGCCATTTATAACGCCCAGCTTTACGAATATTTGGCCGAACGCACCATCAAGCTTTCAACTATGTTGCGCCATCAAGAAGAAGTTTCGAGCCAAAACAACGCTATTTTACAATCGCTCAACGATGCAGTGATTGTGTTCAATCTTGATCGCAATATTATTTTGGCCAACGCTGCCGCCGAATCAATTCTGGATCGGCCACTTGATGAGTTGGTAACCCAAAGCTTCGATGAGTTGCTTGAATCATTGCATATCAAATTGCCAGGCGATCCGCTGGGAGCGGTTTTGAATAACCCCGATGCGGCCCAAACCCAAGGCATTATCATCAAACGGGCAACCCAATCGATCAGCGTCACTTTGGTTCCGGTGATGACTGAGCGTGGCGAATTGCTGGGCGCGTGTTTGATTGGCCGTGATATTACTCGCGAAGTCGAATCGGATCGGTTGAAAACTGAGTTTATTGGTACGGTTTCGCACGAGTTACGCACGCCGATGACCTCGATCAAAGGCTATACCCAATTGCTGGCGATGGGTTCGTTGGGCGAAGTAAATTCCACTCAGAAGGAATTTCTCAATACCATTGCCCATAACTCTGAGCGCATGATCGCGATTATCAACGATTTGCTGGATATCACCAAGATTGAAACTGGCAGCGTTGAATTGCAAATGGCCCGGCTGATGGTCGCCGATGTCATGAGTAGCGTGGTTGGCAATGCACGAGCCGAAATCACCCAGCGCCAACAAGAATTCTCGCTGAGCCTCGCGCCCAATTTGCCGTACATTTGGAGCGATATGGAGCGTATTCGCCAAGTGGCCTCGAACGTGCTCTCAAACGCGATCAAATACACGCCCAATGGCGGCAAAATCAGCGTGAAAGCCTTCGAAATCAATTTCAATGATATTCCAAACAAGCAACGTGAAGGGCTGCAAGTCGGGCGGCGCTATATCGCCTTGGCGGTGCAAGATAGCGGCGTGGGCATCGACCCCAGCGAACATGAAAAAGTCTTTGATCGCTTCTATCGTACCGAAAACCCGCTAAAAATTGAGGCTGGCGGGACGGGCTTAGGGCTTTCGCTGGTTCGCCCGCTAATTCAACTGATGGGTGGCCGGATTTGGCTTGAAAGTGCGGTCAACCAAGGCACAACCTTTACGTTTATTATGCCAGTCGCTGCTGATTAA
- a CDS encoding SpoIIE family protein phosphatase produces the protein MRLNWSAQTRSKYGQSVSGDGYAVIESQNSILIAVIDGLGGGAEAAKPTKLALEELHQHATRPLKELIERCHKALHGTRGAVIGLLRLEFDHLRASYIGVGNIGIHVISDRVIKPISKNGILGHNQLPSLLEMTYTFNLGDIFVLYSDGISTRMITDSALHHAIENPEALAISLMERYGKTTDDVTILIAQTQ, from the coding sequence ATGAGATTAAATTGGAGCGCCCAAACGCGCAGCAAATATGGTCAATCGGTCTCTGGCGATGGCTATGCTGTGATCGAAAGTCAAAATAGTATCTTAATCGCCGTGATCGATGGCCTTGGCGGGGGCGCGGAAGCAGCCAAGCCAACCAAATTAGCCTTAGAAGAATTGCATCAACATGCGACCCGACCGCTCAAAGAATTGATCGAGCGTTGTCATAAGGCGCTCCACGGCACCCGCGGCGCAGTGATCGGCTTATTACGCTTGGAGTTCGATCATCTTCGCGCAAGCTATATTGGCGTAGGTAATATAGGTATTCATGTCATCAGCGATCGGGTGATTAAGCCTATTTCCAAAAATGGTATTCTTGGGCATAATCAATTACCAAGCCTGCTGGAAATGACCTATACCTTTAATCTCGGTGATATTTTTGTATTGTATAGCGACGGCATTTCAACCCGCATGATTACCGATTCGGCTTTGCATCATGCGATCGAAAACCCCGAAGCCTTGGCGATCAGCTTGATGGAACGCTATGGCAAAACCACCGATGATGTCACAATTCTGATTGCTCAAACCCAGTAG
- a CDS encoding anti-sigma regulatory factor → MSREPLTQTIAREVDVYIAVSHGREISRGLGFDDVDRTRIEIAILELTRNILAHAERGSITVREIERNEQRGIEIEASDNGPGIADTTLALRDGYSTKQTLGTGLPGVKRLMDEFEIESQVGVGTVVRARRWLPRRRERGGL, encoded by the coding sequence ATGAGTCGTGAACCTCTGACCCAAACGATTGCTCGTGAGGTTGATGTCTACATCGCGGTCAGCCATGGACGTGAAATATCGCGTGGCCTAGGCTTTGATGATGTTGATCGTACACGGATTGAAATTGCGATTTTGGAGTTAACGCGCAATATTTTGGCTCACGCCGAACGCGGTAGCATAACCGTGCGCGAAATTGAACGCAACGAGCAACGTGGTATCGAAATCGAGGCAAGCGACAATGGACCAGGCATCGCAGATACAACCCTTGCCTTACGTGATGGCTATAGTACCAAGCAGACCCTTGGCACGGGCTTGCCTGGGGTTAAACGTTTGATGGACGAATTCGAGATTGAATCCCAAGTTGGTGTTGGCACGGTCGTTCGAGCACGGCGGTGGCTCCCACGTCGGCGCGAACGCGGAGGACTATAA